aattatttcggactttgtatgggcggggaaagaCCCAAGGTtaggaggaccctgttacagaggcagaggcagcagggagggctagcgttgcccaacCTGCTTCAATGCTATTGGGCagcgaacatggagaaggtgaggcggtggtgggaaggagaggggttagaatgggttaggatggaggaggaatcctgtagggggtccagctgaAGGGCTATGGTAACAGCAACGTTGCTAATGGCCCGGAggagcagtccacggtgaagatctggaaccagctgaggaagcaTTTTAGGATAGAGGGAATGTCGGTGTTAACACTGTTGTGTGAAAATCACAGTTTTGAGCCGGGGGTGATAGACGGTGTGAATAGGAAGTGGAGACGTGTGGCTGGttcaggtgagggatttgtatgtgGAAGAGATGTTTGCCAGtatagaggagctgaaggagagGGGAGAGCTCCCAAGAGGAAGTGAGTGTAGGTACCTGCCAAGGGACTTTGCGCAGAGCGTTTGGAAGGAGTTCCCAAGGTTGCCGAGCTACACCCTGCTGCAGCGACTGTGGAAGGCCGAATCGGAgatatatacaggtggctgggagtgaagattaaggagaagtgggagggggagcgtgggggggggggggggggggggggatgaactggggagtatggagtgaggcactatgaATGGTAAATACGACCTCCTCACACGCAAGGATgatcctgatacagttcaaggtcgtacagagGATGCATATAACCCGGGCAAGAatgtgtgggttctttcagggggtggcaggcgagtgtgagaagtgtgggcgagttCCAGTGAATCACACGCACAGGTTTTGGTgctgcgaaaagttggagagattctgggcgggagtatgTGCGGCTCTAACCAggatagtgagggaggaggttcggccGGACCCCATTGGTGGCACTATTTCGGGTATCGGAGAAGGGAgcaatgccaccgggggtagccgcctggctgggggagcaatgccactgggggtagccgcctggctgggggagcaatgccaccgggggtagcggtctGGCTGGGGGAGCAATGCCACCGGGGGAAGCGGTCTGGCTGGGGGAgcaatgccaccgggggtagcggtctGGCTGGGGCAGCAATGCCAACAGGGGTAGCGGTCTGGCTGGGGGAgcaatgccaccgggggtagcggtctGGCTGGGGGAAcaatgccactgggggtagcggccaGGCTGATGAGCAATGCCACCAGGGGGTAGTGGTCTGGCTGGGGGAGCAATGCCACCGGGGGAAGCGGTCTGGCTGGGGGAGCAATGCCACCGGGGGAAGCGGTCTGGCTGGGGGAGCAATGCCACCGGGGGAAGCGGTCTGGCTGGGGGAGCAATGCCACCGGGgttagcggcctggctgggggagcaATGCCACCAGGGGGTAGTGGTCTGGCTGGGGGAGCAATGCTACCGGGGGTAGCGGTCTGGCTGGGGGAGCAATGCCACCGGGGGAAGCGGTCTGGCTGGgggagcaatgccactgggggtagcggtctggctgggggagcaatgccaccgggggtagcggcctggctgggggagcaATGCCACCGGGGGAAGCGGTCTGGCTGGGGGAgcaatgccaccgggggtagccGCCTGGCTGGGGGAGCATTGCtaccgggggtagcggcctggctgggggagcaATGCCACCAGGGgcagcggcctggctgggggagcaatgccaccgggggtagaggcctggctgggggagcaatgccaccgggggtagcagcctggctgggggagcaatgccaccgggggtagcggcctggctgggggagcaatgccaccaggggtagcggtctggctgggggagcaatgccaccgggggtagcggcctggctgggggagcaatgccaccgggggtagcggcctggctgggggagcaATGCCACCGGGGGTAGTGGTCTGGCTGGGGGAGCAATGCCACCGGGGGCAGCGGCCTGGCTGGTGGCTTATATGACTTTCTTCAGCCTGAAAAGATGAAATAAGAGTTAAGGGGTTGAGCGGAGGGTTTCGAGGCGATGTGGGGGATGctcgtgactgtgtttgaggagttgtcgtcgcaggggggtggggtcgAAAAAGGGGGAAATTTGTATAAACTGTACAGTTGTTTGTTGGGAAGCTTGTTTCCAAATTCTTTATGTGTTGAAACTTTTcatatatgtttgtaataaaatatattgttTTTAAAAGAGGGGGAGCCCGACAGACACCAAGAGACATACGAGTAATATTATAAATTCCTAACTCCATTAAGCTGCGTGCCATAGAATCAAAACACTGTTGAGTGAGCTTTTACCTTTTTATATGTCCAATTGTGTCTTCTGATCTTACGTGAGCTATTCTCTCACTGTCATTCAAAAACTTTAGCCTCAGCACCATGGGGTTgtcctcagcacagtcactgtcagGAGGTTGGTCACAAGAGGACAGAGTCTCGAGTTCTTCCCTAACACTTGCAGACGTCACTCGCTGACGTAACTCCATTGTGTCAAGCGGTGAGGTGTCCAAATCAGACACATTATCTGTAACCAACCTCTCTGCTCCTTTCTCTGCAGACGTCTCATGTTTGGCTTGAAACTCTTCCTCTACCTCATTCCTCTCCTCCCGCTTTTCCGCCTCTTCACTCTGCCGCTCCTCCCCCACCTCGCTCTGCTTTCTCACTGGCTCCTCGCTCTGCTTTTCCCTCTCCTCATCCCCACCTTGTTCTTCCTTCTCGTCCTCGCTCTGTTCTTCCTTCTCGTCctcgctctggtcttccttctcacCCTCGCTCTGTTCTTCCTTCTCGTCCTCGCTCAGTTCTGTCTCCTCTGCTTTGCATTCCACCTCTCTTGTGTTGgctcttgtttctccttgatctggtgAGTGGTTGGTGGGAGAGATGCAGGATGGAACCTGCTGGTCTGAGATGCCTGCAGAGGTATTTTCAGCGGGTCGCAGCTCCTGGTCGCCTCGGTCTATAGTGCGAGTGGAGGCCCatgccaacaccaacaccaacaccatgaAGACCAGGCCGAAGAGTATCGTCACCTCATCACCAACTCCTTCGATTACAGCCATGACACAGACCACCAATTGCCACAATCATTCAACCAGGAAACTGAAAGAATCAGAAAAGAAAATGATGAGCAACAAGACAATGGAACATGGCTTCAAAAATATATCTGAGCCAGGAAATCTGGTGAATTAACACAAGTGTCCTCCAGAGAAGCAAACTTGCCACCCTCGAGTTTAGAATCTGTTATTAAGAACAGAAAGTGTATTTGGACAAATAATGATCTGGTCAGGAACAAACAGCTTGAATCAGTCAAAGGGAAGTCATGTCAAACAAAGCAAGTTAAATTATTACAAAGTACCTTGAAATCCCATTAGACCATCCATCAATCTCCTGTAATCAAGGAAATATAAAGCGAGTCTGCAACCTATCCACATCATTTATCCTGATTCAACTTccatgaggccacagctggagtacggtgtgcaattctggtcgccacattataggaaggatgtgactgtactggagggggtgcagaggagattcaccaggatggtgcctggggtggaacatttcagttatgaagcgaggttggataggcttgggttgttttcactggagcagagaagactgaggggcgacctgatcgaggtggacaagattctgaggggcatggacagggtggatagggagcagctgttcccttagttgaagggtcagttacgagggggacacaagttcaaggtgaggggcaggaggtttagggagatttaaggaaaaacctttttacccagcgggtggtgacagtctggaacgcgctgcctgggagggtggtagaggcgggatggctcacatccttgaaaaagtacctggatgagcactcggCACGTCTTGGcattcagggctatgggccaagtgctggccaatgggatttagtAGACAGATCAGGTGTTTCTCATGTAttggtgcagattctctccctcccaaaaAACTGAGGTTGGGGGCCTATTGAAATCTGAGATTGCTGGATTTCTGTGGGTAAGGGTTACATTACCAAGGCAGATGAGCGAAGGTGATCAACAAAAAGGTGGTTGAATGATaaacacacggtagcacagtggttaacactgttgcttcacagcgccagggtcccagattcgattccctgtctgtgcggagtctgcatgttctccccgtgtctgcgtgggtttcctccgggtgctccggtttcctcccacaagtcccgaaagatgtgctgttcggtaatttggacattctgaattctccctctgtgtacccgaacaggtgccagaatgtggcgactagggtattttcacagtaacttcattgcagttagtgtaagcctacttgtgacaataataaagattattattattataacccaaATGTCACCGAATACCATTCCAAAGATCACTGAACtgagcccccaaattatgttacaACCCCCTGGGCCAGTGCGtgctcaattccagtcccacttgactcaGGAGTCACAAAACAATTGGAATTAAgaattaattcttagaaaatacccaaagtttttgactgcccaataactacagtctccaggtttgtaaatttaatcaGTTAATTGTTATTAATAAcactaactataattaaatatgcagcaaatataactggttaactattacctaATTGCTAACCTCCTATCTTtaactcactcccaccatctatctatatacacacacacagacaaacaaacacagaggaaaagaggggtgtaaaaataatgatgaaagtaaaaggataagagtctttgttgcaGATGGTTGTTCCAACGACACCTTTCTTCAGGCCAGACTTTTAGTTTGAGGTTTttactttcagtctgtaatggttttcactggagATTCATCCAGGTTccctgtaggttcagaaatacagcagctatgcAGCTTTTCTTGAGAAagactcacagcttcttctctgagCATCCGGGCCCCgactgttaacgtaagcctacttgtgacactaataaagatcaacaGGCTGAAGGGTTGAATGACCACCTCCTGATCAAGGTGGACATGTGAGACGATGGTACGAACGATCAGTGCAAAGGGCACACTATCCCATCAGGGATCGTGAGGGACGCACAAACATCAGCCCCATACAAAAAACAAATAGCTGTGAAATGTTGAATTCCCCTATATCTCTACCCAGTGaaagggtccttcctgttaattccttcatttcccatttctttatttttcCTGTTTTCATTTTGatctatggatgcttaatggacatgcatctttaagtTGAGCAGGGGAAATGAGGAGCTCAGAAGTTACAAAAGAGAGCACTGTGCTAGCCTTCAGGCAGCTGAACTCAGAATTATTGGCACCCGAGAGATCAGTGGGACTCCTTCGatgggttggctggtggccaatcaattggacaaaaggctgtattctgcccgggaacaggcggtgattggatcatagagtatcatagaatttacagcgcaggaggccattcggcccatcgagtctgcaccggctcttggaaagagcaccctacccaaggtcaacacctccaccctaaccccataaccccacccaacactaagggcaataggaTCCTACCCCAGTGGGAGGATCTTCGGAGAAGCAAGGAATGGCCAGTTGGTTCCTGGATACTCAAgagaaattgctccttaattggaaaacaaaattgggtactctaaatttatttttaaaaagataacagttaacctgttgtatttgctgcatatttaatcatgGCTATTAATGAAAGTAATTGTGTTTTAATTCACAAACCTGGTGACAGTACGTATTGGGCAACTTAAGGACCAAAGACTCAGGGTGTTTACccaacatttatttatttatttgaattGTGTTGTGACCCTGGGTCGAGTGGGGCTGGCATTGACCGCGGACTAGCCCAGGGGATCATTACTCCAGAAATTTACAATAACAAACTTGTACCATTGCTGTAGGCTCTTGTTGATTGCCGACGGTTTCATTGAAGCTCTGCACTTGTGGTTAACTGTGAAGACTCTGGAACAAAGAAGGGAATTCAGTCAGGTACCAGAGCTGAACAGAGGCACGATTTACATCCTGACAGCTACCTGACAGCTTAAAGTCCAAGCTTCGGAAGACAAAATCTCAGGAGAAGATAAGATGCAGAAGAAAAGAAGAGAAGGAATTGCAGGAACTCTTGCACAAGTCACCCAGAGCTCAGTGAATGCTGGAGAGGAGCCAGGAGACAGCAGAGATGTCGATGTTACTctcgcaggatgttgcctggtcctgGGGATGTTggctatgagaggttgaataaactaggattgctttcactggaaagacggaggctgaggggagacctgatagaggtctacaaaattctgagaggcatagacagggtggatagtcagaggctttttccaagggtggaagtgtcaattacaaggtggcacaggttcaaagtgaaaggggaaagtttaagggagatgtgcggggtaagtttttcacacagagagtagtgggtgcctggaacgcgctgccagaggatgtggtggaagcagcacattagcaacatttaagaggcatctggatgggtccatgaatagggaggaaatagagggatacgactctcgggtgctccagtttcctcccacagtccaaagatgggcaggttaggtggattggccatcctaaattgccccttagtatccaaaaggttatgtggggttactgggttagggagatagggaggCGTAGGCTTGAATAGGGCCAGTGCAAACCCGATGGATCGaatacactgtaaattctaaaaagcaATCTGGTTTTATGAAGAGTGGTGCTGCGAAGGTGGAGGAGGAAGGCAGTGGCACTTGGTCAGATTTCAGGAAGGTCTTGTTTACCTCTGGAAAGCCTGGAATTGAAAATAAAAAGCAGGAACCCATGGAAGCATTTTCCGCTCAGCACAGTTGGTTGGTTGAGGAGCCAGAGGGCGATGATATATATTGTGACCAGTCTGAGAGAATATTACCACTGGGGTCACACAGGGGGTCTTCCTAAATTACAGTTCATCCTCACTTCAAGTTGTGATTGTGTTCCTGAAAATTGTGACTTTTAGTGAAGCAACTTGAAGTGAATGATCGGTTCAATGATAAAACCAGTTAGATTCATTCAGACATTACTGGCATTAAAAAACAATGTACAATTTGAAATACTTTACCACACATGTGCCCTACTCAAGCCTACGcctccctatctccctaacccagtaaccccacctaaccttttggagcaCTTTGCATCCCTAACTGATATAACTCCGAATACATCACTAAATGTAAGAAATACAAATTCTTTTTGAAAATTACAGTACAGTGCTCACTCAGTAAGCACTACTTTTTAGCCAGGCGCTATCTCATGGCACAAGTTGGACAGTGCCTCGAGCACACGATGGAGTCCAGGACGTGGTGCGATTTCAGGAAGAACGGGAAGGTGATAGGGGAGAGAATCGAGATCTGGAGCAGGCGGAAGAGAGACTGAGGACGGGGGGGTGGAAGTGTTGCATCAGAACTtcagaaatagaaacaggaggaggccattcagcctttataCTCTACCATTGAAGAAAATCGTGGCTGATTTAACACTCGCTCAGTCCCACTTTCTGCCTCATCTCCAACCTCTTTTTCCCCCACTAATTAAAAAACtaccgatctcagccttgaaactgttcaaggactcggcctccatagtttcctgggataaagaattccaaagattcaccgctcTTTGAGAGAAAGAACTCTTCCTCAAATCCATCGTAAATGAGTTCCCTCTAATTCTGTGACTCTGCCCTCGCGGCaacactctcccatgagtggaaatatcctctcaacatttaccctgtctaacccgGAAGAATCTTATGTCTGAATcctgtcacctctcattcttcggaaCGCCAAGGAATACAGatccaacctgtttaatctttcctcatatgcaATCCCTCCATATCCAGTATCAtcccagtaaacctcctctgtactgcccccaataatatatctttccttaaataaggggaccaaaactagacACAGTATCTAAATGTGTcttctaagaccataagacataggagcagaattaggccattcggcccatcaagtctgctccgccattcaatcatggctgatattttctcatccccattctcctgccatctccccataacctctgatccccttattaatcaagaacctatctatctctgtcttaaagacactcagtgatttggcctccacagccttctgcggcaaagagttccacagattcaccaccctctggctgaagaaattcctcctcatctctgttttaaaggatcgtccctttagcctgagatggtgtcctctggttctagtttttcctacaagtggaaacatcctctccacgtccactctacccaggcctcgcagtatcctgtaagtttcaataagaacccccctcatccttctaaactccaacgagtacagacccagagtcctcaaccgttcctcatacgacaagttcttcattccagggatcattcttgtgaacctcctctggaccctttccaaggccagcacatccttccttagatacggggcccaaaactgctcacaatactccaaatggggtctgaccagagccttatacagcctcagaagtacatccctggtcttgtattctagccctcttgacatgaatgctaacattgcatttgccttcttaactgccgactaaacctgcacattaaccttaagagaatcgtgaacaaggactcccaagtccctttgtgtttctgctttccgaagcatttccccatttagaaaatagtctacgcctaaatttctccttccaaagtgtataacctcacacttttccacattgtatttcatttgccacttcattgcccactctcctagcctgtccaaatcctcctgcagcccccttgcttcctcaatactacctgtccctctacagatctttgtatcatctgcaaacttagcaacagtgccttcagtaccttcttccagatcattaatgtatattgtgaaaagttgtggtcccagcacagacccctgaggcacaccactagtcaccggctgccatcctgaaaaatacccctttattcccactctctgccttctgccagtcagccaatcctctatccatgcctggatcttaccctgaacaccatgaggagaccaacagtctcctatgcggcaccttgtcaaaggccttctggaaatctaaataaatcacgtccactggttctcctttgtctaacttgcttgttacctcctcagagaactcttaacagatttgtcagacatgacctccctttgacgaagccacgctgacccagtcctattttaccatgcactgccaagtactccgcaatctcatctttaataacagactctaaaatcttaccaatgactgaagtcaggctaaccggcctataatttcccgtcttctgcctccctcccttcttaaacaggggtgatacattagccaccttccagtcctctgggacccttcctgcctccagtgattcctgaaagatcatcactaatgcctccacaatttcctcagctttcTCTTTGAGAACCcggaggtgtagtccatccggtccaggtgacttatccaccttctccttaagaaccttctccttagtaatggtcactgcactcacctctgccccctggttctcctggagctctggcatcccactggtatcttccaccgtgaagactgatgcaaagtaactattcagttcctctgccatttctttgtttcctattattacttctccagccacattttccagtggtccaatgtttatttttgcctctctcttaccttttatgtattaaaaaaatctcttcctatctttctttatattactagctagcttgcactcatacttcatcttctccccccttattgcttttttagttgtcctctgcttgcttttaaaggcttcccaatcctctggtttcccactaatcctcaccactttgtatgctttgtcCTCACTCGTACCTTGTACAGTTACAAAAACACCTCTTTTAtgctccatctttggactgtgggaggaaaccggagcacctggaggaaacccatgcagacacggggagaccttacaaaccccacacagacagtgaccaaaggccaaaattgaacccgggtccctggcgcggtgaggcagcactgctaacccaggtccctggcgctgtgaggcagcagtgctaacccgggtccctggcgctgtgaggcagcagtgctaacccggtccctggcgctatgaggcagcagtgctaacccgggtccctggcactgtgaggcagcagtgctaacccactgtgccaccgtgctgtccctctgcACCTGACATTCTTCTTAATGTGTGGAGCCCAGTATTGGTCACAATTGGTCCTcagcaccagggccccgcaaggctgcgtacttagccccctactatactccatatacacacacacatgactgcgtggaaaCATTTGGCTCCAACTTTGTCTGCAAGTTTGGTGATGACAAGACCGTAGTggccagatctcgaacaacgagtccgaatacaggagggagatagagaacctagtcgagtggtgtaatgacaacaatctctcctcaatgtcagcaaaactgaagagctggtcattgacttcaggaaacaaagtatcgtacacaccccgtctgcatcaacggggcggaggtggagatggttaacagcttcaaattcctaggggcgcacatcaccaacaatctgtcctggtccacccacgtcgatgctaccaccaagaaagcacaacagcgcctatacctcctcaggaaactaaggaaattcggtatgtccacattgactcataccaattattacagatgcagcataggaagcatcctattgggctgcatcacagcctggtatggcaactgctcggcccaggaccgcaagaaacttcagagtcgtgaacactgcccagtccatcacacaaacctgcctcccatccattgactcggtctacacctcccgttgccttgggaaagtgggcagcataatcgaagacccctcccacctagactattctctcttccaagctcttccatcgggcagaagatacaaaagtctgagaacgcgcacgaacagactcaaaagcagcttcttccccactgtgaccagactcctgaatgaccctcttatggactgaactgatctctcgacgcaacttctctactgagtagtactacgctccgtatgcttcacccgatgcctatgtatttacatcatATATCTATCGTACATTTTTCATGTATGGTACGCTCaaactggactgtacacagaatacttttcactgtaccatggtacaccagacaataaatctaaatcactacagtacagaaagaaAATTCCAGTTATTGATGAAAAGTGACTAGGATGATTGATAGGATGGAGAGTTGGATTGAGGAGTGAGTGTGTCAACTGGGCATGTTGGAGGAGGTCAAGCTGACTGGACATTGGCCATGGCCAGTGGTCTCACGTCTCACCTTGTCCAAAAAAAGGAAGAGCAGAGGTCAAGGCCACAGCTTGAAGTGGAGAATTCCAAACTAAAcagtatgtcagtgagtgagtggcgaTCTTTGGAAAAGGAttcctagaaagagggcagaagatTTAGTATTCATTCAAATGCCAATTCGATCGATTCTGTTCAGAAAAAAACATTTTGGATGCAGGATTAGAGCCagtgacgagctgacaaaggcgagGCGGAGTGTGCTCAGGAGGACCAGGTGACGCTGGTCCCACTCTTTGGTCTTCCCTCCCCAGAGCTCATCCCAGCTGGATATTCCCTATATTCCTTTTCCTGGAATAACACGTTCCTGAGGGATTGTCCACATCTCCCTGTTGGATGAGTCCCACCTTTTAGCCGTAGtcaaatggattggccatgataaattgcccttagtgttgggtggggttgctgggttatggggatagggtggaggtgttgaccttgggtagggtgctctttccaggagccggtgcagactcgatgggccgaatggcctccttctgcactatgataatctatgatcattcCCAAATCTCTCCCCCACTGGGCTTTCCCTCACCTGATGTCTGAGCTGGTTGTAGACACATTGGTAAGGATTGATCGCTGCAATTAATCAATATTTCCATTAttgtgaggaattgaactaaagaaaagagcattagactgggatgaccagttagaatagtgcattatggacattgaTTCGGGTTGTAGGGatgaacaaagagatgggcaaagcatggcgagaggggaaggggtggctatagggactggctctttgcacaaaggctgctgggaggcagaggcccagaggaaggaaaggaatgtgtaatgagcctatcagaatccgttagattatatgaccaggtcaaggaaagggcctatcggaatcttgtattcgtgtatgtggaacttgatactgcatgaatgtaaaCTAAAGACCccatgtgttgcctccctttgtctcactcgctctgggagtttcaagagacatgggtctcctgcctccgtcagcttgcaagctatttgaaataaacgaaaggaatttctaaatccaaactcagccttttgattgagaccagacggGACAGAAAGAACTAATTTCATCAATTGTATGATGAGACTCTCAGGTGGCAGGTGAACAAGATCGGTCTCGGTCCTTCTCACCCAGTCAATTTGATGTCACCTATTCTATCTAGatcacaacaccccctccactccccaaacCAACATTACAGCCCACGTGTGGATGTCAGGTTACAAAGTCGGGCTCAACTGTGGTGCCATCAAGGTTGAATCGCACAGAACCCGACACTCCCAAGGTAAATGATCACTTTCATGATAGCGGAATTCATGTGTCACTTGTACACCCTAACCTCAGGAATATTTAAGGGGTATTCAGCATGGTTGAATCTAATGTCCTCTTAAGTGACTGGTCAAGACATATTTTTGCAACCAACTGCTTCAAACTTGGACAGACTGAGAGTCTAGCAGACTGCAATATTCTCAGACCACTCACCACTGCGTTCCTGGGATTgcaagagggagagtgggattagactgggtgggatattaaagggagcatcgagagagtggagagcggggttagactgggtgggatattaaagggtgcgcggagtga
This Scyliorhinus torazame isolate Kashiwa2021f chromosome 11, sScyTor2.1, whole genome shotgun sequence DNA region includes the following protein-coding sequences:
- the tmub1 gene encoding transmembrane and ubiquitin-like domain-containing protein 1 encodes the protein MAVIEGVGDEVTILFGLVFMVLVLVLAWASTRTIDRGDQELRPAENTSAGISDQQVPSCISPTNHSPDQGETRANTREVECKAEETELSEDEKEEQSEGEKEDQSEDEKEEQSEDEKEEQGGDEEREKQSEEPVRKQSEVGEERQSEEAEKREERNEVEEEFQAKHETSAEKGAERLVTDNVSDLDTSPLDTMELRQRVTSASVREELETLSSCDQPPDSDCAEDNPMVLRLKFLNDSERIAHVRSEDTIGHIKRTHFPNQEHQIRLIYQGQLLGDDTRTLSSLHIVNNCVVHCHISQNATPQSPAGSHAAEHTDTTLNIGGLMLPVFFLMLSVLWYYQINYRQFFTAPATISLVGITILFSFVAFGAYRR